The Ornithinimicrobium faecis genome includes a window with the following:
- a CDS encoding ribbon-helix-helix domain-containing protein — MEKIEGVPVTDEMIQKWADEAEKGYDVDQLRKRGRKLMGDGPARVVPVRLDDTLLMALDKRAERDHTTRSELIRAALRAYVA; from the coding sequence ATGGAGAAGATCGAGGGCGTCCCGGTCACCGACGAGATGATCCAGAAGTGGGCCGACGAGGCTGAGAAGGGCTACGACGTCGATCAACTGCGCAAGCGAGGCCGTAAGCTAATGGGCGATGGCCCAGCTCGAGTGGTGCCGGTCCGTCTCGACGACACCCTGCTCATGGCACTGGACAAGCGTGCCGAACGTGATCACACAACCCGCTCTGAGCTGATCCGTGCGGCCCTGCGTGCCTACGTCGCGTGA
- a CDS encoding toxin: MKVNPSALKHGISEPDVLYAVNHWAYASDPDDDMPAKQFVLGFDRSGRLLELTILTFDSGHQLVIHAMKARRKYLHLLE, translated from the coding sequence GTGAAGGTCAACCCTTCAGCGCTCAAGCACGGCATCAGCGAACCCGACGTTCTGTATGCGGTCAACCACTGGGCCTACGCCAGCGATCCAGACGATGACATGCCCGCCAAGCAGTTCGTGCTGGGCTTCGACCGCAGCGGCCGACTTCTCGAGCTCACCATCCTGACCTTCGACAGTGGGCACCAACTCGTGATTCACGCGATGAAGGCTCGGCGCAAGTACCTGCACCTGCTCGAATGA
- a CDS encoding type II toxin-antitoxin system HicB family antitoxin, translated as MTTTIDITHYGYRVTWSAEDQEFLATCLELPSLSWLASTQEEALAGLRDLVREVVDDLTATGEPVPVPFATRNYSGKFNLRVGEYLHRQLAVNAAQEHLSLNQYLVRRLSDAS; from the coding sequence ATGACCACGACCATCGACATCACCCACTACGGCTACCGCGTCACCTGGTCCGCCGAGGACCAGGAGTTCCTCGCTACCTGCCTCGAGCTGCCATCCCTGTCCTGGCTGGCCAGCACCCAGGAAGAGGCACTGGCCGGCCTGCGTGACCTCGTCCGCGAAGTCGTCGACGATCTCACCGCCACCGGCGAGCCCGTGCCCGTGCCCTTTGCGACCCGCAACTACTCAGGCAAATTCAACCTGCGCGTAGGAGAGTACCTACACCGCCAGCTAGCCGTGAACGCCGCCCAGGAACACCTCAGCCTGAACCAGTACCTCGTACGCCGCCTCTCAGACGCTTCCTAA
- a CDS encoding tyrosine-type recombinase/integrase produces MRRAVAAHLARYTGLTRSHTDSDLRCFLIWCADRGLGPLAAGRVHVELYVRWMQEIRRYRPATISRRLSVVVGFYRTCLIDGLLEMSPAEHVRRPHVPPESPTLGLSHLQFEAMLHAARSSPNINDFALVTMLGLLGLRIFEACGADVEDLREEHGHRVLKVRGKGSQVVLTPLPPTVQRAIERAVDGRDAGPVLRNRRQVRMDRHAATRRLRHLAEDAGISLPRMHPHMLRHTFVTTMLDAGVDLRDVQIAARHADPRTTMRYDRARKNLDRHPNYILAAYMASGT; encoded by the coding sequence TTGCGTCGTGCGGTCGCGGCGCATCTGGCCCGGTACACCGGGCTGACTCGGAGCCACACCGACTCAGATCTGCGATGTTTCCTGATCTGGTGCGCGGACCGCGGCCTTGGCCCGTTGGCCGCTGGCCGGGTACATGTCGAGCTGTACGTGCGGTGGATGCAGGAGATTCGCCGGTACAGGCCGGCCACGATCTCCCGCCGACTGTCCGTGGTCGTGGGGTTCTACCGCACCTGTTTGATCGACGGGCTCCTGGAGATGTCCCCGGCCGAGCACGTCCGTCGCCCTCATGTCCCTCCCGAATCGCCCACACTGGGCCTGTCTCACCTGCAGTTCGAGGCGATGTTGCACGCTGCCCGGTCGAGCCCGAACATCAACGATTTCGCGCTGGTCACCATGCTCGGGCTCCTGGGCCTGCGGATCTTCGAGGCCTGCGGTGCGGACGTCGAGGACCTGCGCGAGGAGCACGGCCACCGGGTTCTGAAAGTCCGCGGGAAAGGCTCCCAAGTTGTGCTGACACCTCTGCCGCCGACCGTGCAACGGGCAATCGAACGAGCGGTGGATGGCCGAGACGCGGGTCCGGTCCTGCGCAATCGTCGGCAGGTGCGGATGGACCGGCACGCCGCCACGCGTCGCCTGCGGCATCTAGCGGAGGATGCGGGCATCAGCTTGCCTCGGATGCACCCGCACATGCTGCGCCACACCTTCGTTACCACCATGCTCGACGCGGGCGTGGACCTGCGCGACGTGCAGATCGCCGCCCGTCACGCCGACCCGCGCACCACGATGCGCTACGACCGGGCCCGTAAGAACCTGGACCGCCACCCCAACTACATCCTCGCCGCCTACATGGCCTCAGGCACCTGA
- a CDS encoding GNAT family N-acetyltransferase, producing MPEPLQTPVLAGGVVTLRPHTMADLRPVLERCLDPESVRWTTVPTGYTEDMARDYLEQIIEPSAEQISWAIEADGQYAGTIDLRSGGGEGEHASGDVGYVTHPRFRGRGIMTAAVTLAVDHAFDVLGWELLVWQANIGNVASYKPMWRNGFPRPLSVPALLNHRGVMRDGWHSVLEPGMPREPQGRWEDVSAALLRDVEQARRPG from the coding sequence ATGCCTGAACCGCTCCAGACACCCGTCCTCGCCGGCGGCGTGGTGACGCTGCGCCCGCACACGATGGCGGACCTGCGACCGGTGCTGGAGCGGTGCCTGGACCCCGAGTCGGTCCGGTGGACGACCGTGCCGACGGGGTACACCGAGGACATGGCGCGGGACTACCTCGAGCAGATCATCGAGCCGTCCGCTGAGCAGATCTCCTGGGCGATCGAGGCGGACGGGCAGTATGCGGGCACGATCGACCTGCGATCCGGCGGTGGCGAGGGGGAGCACGCCTCGGGCGACGTCGGTTACGTCACTCATCCACGATTCCGGGGGCGGGGCATCATGACCGCCGCAGTGACCCTCGCGGTCGACCACGCCTTCGACGTCCTCGGCTGGGAGTTGCTGGTCTGGCAGGCCAACATTGGCAATGTCGCCAGCTACAAGCCCATGTGGCGCAACGGCTTTCCTCGACCACTGTCTGTGCCCGCCCTGCTCAACCACCGGGGGGTGATGCGCGACGGGTGGCATTCGGTCCTGGAGCCGGGCATGCCCCGCGAGCCGCAGGGCCGGTGGGAGGATGTGAGCGCCGCCCTGCTCCGCGATGTCGAGCAGGCGCGTCGCCCAGGTTGA